Part of the Mycolicibacterium mageritense genome is shown below.
CCAGGGCGCCGTGCAGCACCGGCTCGGGTGCCAATCGGCGTCCGAGCTCGTTGAGCACCACCATGATCTCGAGCTGGCCGCCCGCGTCTTCCTCGAATCCGAGCCCGAGCACACCGATCTCGGCGAGCTGGCCCCACACCTGCGTGCTGTAACCCGGATCGGTTTCGACGACCTTGTTGCGCTTCTCGGTGTCGTAACCCGACAGCACGTCGCGCGTGGTGTCGGCCAGCAGGGTCTGTTCGTCAGTCAGCTGAAAATCCATGGGTCAACTCACAATCCGAGAATGGTGGACGCGATGATGGTGCGCTGCACCTCGTTGCTACCGCCGTAGATCGACGTCTTGCGGTAGTTGAGGTAGTGCGGTGCGGCGTGCTGGGCCCACTCGGGCGACGCGATGGCGTCACCGGCCTCATACGGCAGGGCGTCCGCGCCCGCGACCTCGACCAGCAGTTCGGTGGCGATCTGCTGCAGCTGGCTGCCGCGGAGCTTGAGCACCGACGACGCGGGGCTGGGCTTGCCGTCGGCGGAGTCCGACGTCACGCGCATCTGAGTGAGTTCCAGTGCCAGCACGTCGTTCTCGGCCTCGGCGAGGCGTGCGGCGAACAGCGGGTCGCGGAGCAGACCGTTGGCCGCGGCGCGATCCTTCACCTCGGCGAGCCGGACCTTGGTCCTGGCCACCTGTGCGATGCCGGTGCGTTCGTTGCCCAGCAGGAACTTGGCGTACGTCCAGCCCTGGTTCTCCTCGCCGACAAGCTGATCGGCGGGTACCCGGACGTCCTCGAACCACACCTCGTTGACCTCGAAGCTGCCGTCGACGAGCTTGATCGGGCGCAGTGTGATGCCCGGCGTGTTCATGT
Proteins encoded:
- a CDS encoding acyl-CoA dehydrogenase family protein, whose amino-acid sequence is MQLALTPEEAAFRDELRTFYTTKIPADLRERNRLGLPLGKEGIVTAHKILHEHGLAVPNWPVEWGGKDWTPNQHQIWLDEMQLASVPEPLTFNARMVGPVIAEFGSQEVKERFLPPTAALDIWWCQGFSEPEAGSDLASLRTTAVRDGDSYVVNGQKTWTTLGQHADWIFCLVRTDPQAPKKQAGISFLLIDMNTPGITLRPIKLVDGSFEVNEVWFEDVRVPADQLVGEENQGWTYAKFLLGNERTGIAQVARTKVRLAEVKDRAAANGLLRDPLFAARLAEAENDVLALELTQMRVTSDSADGKPSPASSVLKLRGSQLQQIATELLVEVAGADALPYEAGDAIASPEWAQHAAPHYLNYRKTSIYGGSNEVQRTIIASTILGL